The Xyrauchen texanus isolate HMW12.3.18 chromosome 33, RBS_HiC_50CHRs, whole genome shotgun sequence region CCATAAACCCCAAAcagttttacatttgaaattgcaATCATAAAATTATCTTTTTACCAAAATTTGCAGTGCTTCCATTGTTTTAAAGCAAAGTCCTTTTGAATCAAAAGTAGGTTTTCTGTTTATTCTCAGAATACTGCTCTTCCACCAAGGTCAAAGTAGGACCCCTGACCATGAGCATGGGTATGCTGTGGTTGTCTATAAATATGCCTAAGGGGTAAATGCATGGAGGATCGAGGGTCTTGGCAAAGACGCAGTGAGAATGAAGGAAAGGGGTTATAAAGGGATGTGGGAGTAGTGGTTGAAAGTGAGGGATCCAGAGGAGGGAGCAAGGAAGGGTGTAGTACCATATCAGACAGATAGGGGGCAGCAGATTTCAGCTGGGAGAAGGTGCCAATCTCAGAAGGAGCTACAGCAGGGTAAGCGTTTGAAGAGGCATGGCATTGTGAATAGTTTGACAGTGGAGGAACAGAGGGATTTGCAAGGGAAGGGTGCAATAATTGAGAGGAGCTTGAAGATTGGATGGGAGGAAAGGTCTGAGAGGGGTTTGCAGCTTGGGGCGGGATGTGAGGGAAGGTGGGATTAGAGTATGACTGAGGCAAGGTATGCTGAATTTGGGACATGTTTGGATTCTGAAAACAATGGATGGAGCTGGAAGAAGGCAGAGTCAGGCTCTGTAGAGGATGTGGACCAGATGGAATGGGAGTAGGGAAGGAGTAAGAAGTGTGAGCCATTGGAGCAGGGTTAGCGAAAGAACCAGGAGAGGTGTGTTTGGGAAAAGATGCAGGGAAGGAGGGAACCTGGTATGCTGTGGTGGGGTGCAGTGTGTTGGACTGCAGTGGGCCTTGATGGAAAACATTGTTGGAAGGGAAGGAGAAGGATCCAGTTGTTGGGTTTGGAACTGTTGTGAATGTGCTCAGACCTAAGGTGGATGATGATTGGGAAACTGGAAAAGAACCAGCTGCTGGAATTTCAGTTGGTCCAGGGGTGCTTGAGTTAAGGCTAGGTTTCTGGTGAACAGGGGGAAAGGGAAAGTCAGTTGGGTTTGGATTGGATGGAGTCATCATAGTGTTTGGCCTGGACTGTGCTGCCGAAAGGAAGAATGCAGTTGGAGTTGTGTTTGGGTCAGATGGGGTGGGAATAGGGTTCGTGTTGCACTGTGCCACATTGGTGAACGGGAGGGCAGATTGGGGTACGTTTTGGTATGGAGGGGACGTTGGATTGTTCGAGGACTGCACCGGAGGGAAGGGAAAGGCTGTTTGGGTTGGGTTTTGAACAGCAGGAGTTGCATTGGAGGAGCCATTATCCAACTGATTTTGACCAGGGTCAATTGCTAACCCTTGACAAGAAGAGGCAGGAATGGATTGGAACAGTGGATTCGTAGGTGTATGGGGACTCAGGTTGTCCTGGGATTGGTCTGACTGAAGAATAGAGTGATAGGATGAAGAGGGGAGAAGTTGTGGACTGGTGGAATGAGTGATGGGAGGGTATGTAGAGCCAACGGGAGAGGTTGTAGGGGAGGGCATAGTTGTGGAGGAATTTAGAGGATAGTCTGATGAAGGTATAGAGGAATATGTTGACATAGAGGGTGGAGAGGATATTGAGGGCTGAGGAAGCTCAAGGTTAGAGTTCTGTGTGGAGGACACTGTGGAATAGATGGAAGATGACTGAGGCAAAGACACTGACGAGTGAGCTGAGCAGCTAAGTTGAGTGGTTGGAAAGGTTGCCGTGTATCCAGAAAGGTCCATCATTTGGTCAGACCTGTTAGAAAAAGAGTTGAACCATATTTTATAAACATTCTACAGAATAACATGACATAAGAGTCCTGAGTAAAGGCTGAAACATAATAGCTGGCAAAGCACTGACCAAGTGCTCGAATTGGAATTTATGTAATATGTTTCTGGCCtaaaagtttgttaaaaaaaTGTGAATGATCATTGAGCCATGGAGTTATAGGACTTACCCATCCATCAGTGTgttgtttacattattttcagaAGTTGTATGAGGTTGACACTCAATTGAGTTGGTAATGTCAGACATCTCAGTGGTCATGAATGCTTGACCAAGGACAAGTGATTGGTCAGAGACTGTCTGTTGTGGAAGAGATGGTATTTCTGTGTGAAAGCCTGAGTCTGTAATTGGGAGGGCAGTATTTATGATGGAGAGGGTGGAACTTGTGAGTTCCACAGACTGTGGTAGGAGCTCTGTGGAATCACACGGGTCACATGACTCTGAGGGAGGGAAGCAGAGAAAACACAAGTGTTACACAAGTAGGAGAGCAGTCTGGTAAACCAAATGGATTTTTTACtctttatgttttcatttgtgtcTTTGTTTAGATAGATTATGTTTATTAAGTTAATAAAATAGTGTCCTTACCAATATCCAAGGAATCATCTTCATTGGATGTTATTTTTCTCTTCAGTCTTGCTTGTCTTTGTCTGAAACGGAGTGGAAAAAAGTTGTTCTGCTTTCAGTTTTGTTGTCTGAAGATGTTTTCGTGTTTATGTAAAAAAGTATTACCTAAATGGGTGTATGTTTGCATAACTCACTTCTTGCAGTTCATGCCGTTCTCTCTAAAACCTTTTGCGAAAGGATTGGAGTTGATCTTCAGTTCAGTGATCTAGatataaaaatagataaataCTAGATTTGAAGAATATATAATTAATGatatattgttataattaaatatatcattattatgatttgttttattttgctttttgagtattttaagTGTTATTAACATTATCAGTTTTATTATTCTGTCCTTGTTTATTTCTCTCATTTGCACCTTGCTGTTTTGGTATGCAGTAACAGTAATAAACTGTGTTTCAGGGAAAGTAAAGGAGTGCTGAGTTCTTCCCCACATCAGCACATCTCGGGCCTCAATCACATGGACTCGTGGCTGGTATCGGTGCAGGGAGTGGAGGATGATCTTTAGGAGAAAGGGAGTTGGACATCAATGAGTATAATCACTTTGATTTAAGTCAGAGTTAGTAATTTTGCAGTACTGAGGAATTAAGTTTGATGTAAAGGCATATTAATGgccaaacatttaaataaaaat contains the following coding sequences:
- the tbx6 gene encoding T-box transcription factor TBX6; amino-acid sequence: MLGVEMYPSLALGPQRLGDCFYRDREPPAHVPLYPTTCDMAARGLPPRLLPPPATAETPANPQDNVKMELENASLWKQFSNVGTEMIVTKKGRRMFPQLHLKLSGLNPTLRYIVLLDIVPVDSSRYRFQDNSWQVVGGAEARLPDRVFIHPDSPATGEHWQNRTISFHRAKLTNNTLDAQGYIILHSLHRYQPRVHVIEARDVLMWGRTQHSFTFPETQFITVTAYQNSKITELKINSNPFAKGFRENGMNCKKQRQARLKRKITSNEDDSLDIESCDPCDSTELLPQSVELTSSTLSIINTALPITDSGFHTEIPSLPQQTVSDQSLVLGQAFMTTEMSDITNSIECQPHTTSENNVNNTLMDGSDQMMDLSGYTATFPTTQLSCSAHSSVSLPQSSSIYSTVSSTQNSNLELPQPSISSPPSMSTYSSIPSSDYPLNSSTTMPSPTTSPVGSTYPPITHSTSPQLLPSSSYHSILQSDQSQDNLSPHTPTNPLFQSIPASSCQGLAIDPGQNQLDNGSSNATPAVQNPTQTAFPFPPVQSSNNPTSPPYQNVPQSALPFTNVAQCNTNPIPTPSDPNTTPTAFFLSAAQSRPNTMMTPSNPNPTDFPFPPVHQKPSLNSSTPGPTEIPAAGSFPVSQSSSTLGLSTFTTVPNPTTGSFSFPSNNVFHQGPLQSNTLHPTTAYQVPSFPASFPKHTSPGSFANPAPMAHTSYSFPTPIPSGPHPLQSLTLPSSSSIHCFQNPNMSQIQHTLPQSYSNPTFPHIPPQAANPSQTFPPIQSSSSSQLLHPSLANPSVPPLSNYSQCHASSNAYPAVAPSEIGTFSQLKSAAPYLSDMVLHPSLLPPLDPSLSTTTPTSLYNPFPSFSLRLCQDPRSSMHLPLRHIYRQPQHTHAHGQGSYFDLGGRAVF